One Brachyspira pilosicoli P43/6/78 genomic window carries:
- a CDS encoding Bax inhibitor-1/YccA family protein translates to MANPVLSEKAFDYELRNANEGTMTINGAINKSIILTLVLILSAMVSVFFVLANNPAMLYPVALGSSIGAFVLALIMTFKKELAKVLSILYAILEGVAIGAVSYVFNAAYDGIVVQAVFFTFADLFIMLLLYRFRIIRVTEKFRSVIVAATLCIAIVYLVNFVMSFFGARIPFLYGSSPLSIGISVVIVVIASLNLLLDFDFMEKGEAYNMPKYFEWYAAFGLLVTLVWLYLEILKLLSKIRSRD, encoded by the coding sequence ATGGCTAATCCAGTTTTATCAGAAAAAGCTTTTGATTATGAATTAAGGAATGCAAATGAAGGCACTATGACTATTAATGGTGCTATAAACAAATCTATTATTTTAACATTGGTTTTAATACTTTCTGCAATGGTTAGTGTATTTTTTGTTTTAGCAAATAACCCAGCAATGCTTTATCCTGTTGCTTTGGGTTCATCTATAGGTGCTTTTGTTTTGGCTTTAATAATGACTTTCAAAAAAGAGTTGGCAAAGGTTTTATCTATACTTTATGCTATACTTGAGGGTGTTGCTATTGGGGCAGTTTCTTATGTTTTTAATGCTGCTTATGATGGCATAGTTGTTCAGGCTGTATTTTTTACTTTTGCTGATTTATTTATTATGCTTCTTCTTTATAGATTTAGAATTATAAGAGTAACAGAAAAGTTTAGAAGTGTAATAGTGGCTGCAACTTTATGTATAGCTATTGTATATTTAGTTAATTTTGTAATGTCATTTTTTGGTGCTAGGATTCCTTTCTTATATGGTTCAAGTCCTTTAAGTATTGGTATTAGTGTTGTTATAGTTGTAATAGCTTCACTTAATTTGCTTTTAGATTTTGATTTTATGGAGAAAGGCGAAGCTTATAACATGCCTAAATATTTTGAATGGTATGCTGCTTTTGGTTTACTTGTTACTTTGGTTTGGTTATATTTAGAGATATTAAAACTTTTATCAAAGATAAGAAGCAGAGATTAA
- a CDS encoding GNAT family N-acetyltransferase yields MEKIIIETDRLILRELNENIKEDYNSLCEILKDKETMYAYEHGFTEEECREWFERQINRYKTYGFGLWAVILKENNKLIGQAGLTMQNIDIKINGSNELLEIGYLFNKNYWHKGFAIESAVSCKEYAFNKLNADRVYSIIRDNNIASQKVAIKNQMKIVGKITKHYYNMDMPHYVFCCEK; encoded by the coding sequence ATGGAAAAAATCATTATAGAAACAGATAGGCTAATATTAAGAGAATTAAACGAAAACATCAAAGAAGATTATAATAGTTTATGCGAGATATTAAAAGACAAAGAAACTATGTATGCTTATGAACATGGATTTACAGAAGAAGAATGCAGAGAATGGTTTGAAAGACAAATAAATAGATATAAAACTTATGGATTTGGACTTTGGGCTGTGATATTAAAAGAAAATAATAAACTCATTGGGCAGGCTGGTTTAACTATGCAAAATATTGATATAAAAATTAATGGCTCTAATGAGCTTCTTGAAATAGGATATTTATTTAATAAAAATTATTGGCATAAAGGATTTGCTATAGAAAGTGCCGTATCTTGCAAAGAATATGCTTTTAATAAACTAAATGCTGATAGAGTTTATTCTATAATAAGAGATAATAATATAGCCTCTCAAAAAGTAGCTATAAAAAACCAAATGAAAATAGTAGGCAAAATAACAAAACATTATTACAATATGGATATGCCTCATTATGTTTTTTGCTGTGAAAAATAA
- a CDS encoding polyprenyl synthetase family protein — protein sequence MNLKEYMNIRLKDIDSEINNIFKSSSISLENNFLDMLKYPLDAGGKRLRPILTCLACELFNGDYKKAIIPAVSLELIHTYSLVHDDLPAMDNDDLRRGKPTTHVKYGEANAILVGDGLLTHSFEILSNANVNDKTLRKLLYEISYAAGVSGMVMGQFIDLYYEERDIDFEMLKILHSKKTGAMIRGAVRVGAIASEKENINLENITKYGEAIGLAFQIQDDILDVISDNETLGKTVGKDEKDGKLTYVKQFGLEGAKEKAIETSKEAIDYLNVYDDNEAKNILIELANYIVERKS from the coding sequence ATGAATCTTAAAGAGTATATGAATATAAGATTAAAAGATATTGATAGTGAGATAAATAATATTTTTAAAAGCAGTAGTATTTCATTAGAAAATAATTTTTTAGATATGCTTAAATATCCGCTTGATGCAGGAGGAAAGAGATTAAGACCAATTTTAACTTGCCTTGCTTGTGAATTATTTAATGGAGATTATAAAAAGGCTATTATACCAGCTGTATCTTTAGAGCTTATTCATACATATTCTTTGGTTCATGATGATTTGCCTGCTATGGATAATGATGATTTAAGAAGAGGCAAACCAACTACACATGTTAAATATGGTGAGGCTAATGCTATACTTGTTGGAGACGGACTTCTTACTCATTCATTTGAGATTTTATCTAATGCTAACGTTAATGATAAAACTTTGAGAAAACTTCTTTATGAGATAAGTTATGCTGCGGGAGTTTCTGGAATGGTTATGGGGCAGTTTATAGATTTGTATTATGAAGAGAGAGATATTGATTTTGAAATGCTTAAAATACTTCACTCCAAAAAAACAGGTGCTATGATTAGAGGGGCTGTGAGAGTAGGGGCTATTGCTTCAGAGAAAGAGAATATTAATTTAGAAAACATTACTAAATATGGAGAGGCTATTGGTTTAGCTTTTCAGATACAAGATGATATACTTGATGTAATTTCTGACAATGAAACTCTTGGTAAAACTGTGGGTAAAGATGAGAAAGATGGTAAACTTACTTATGTTAAACAGTTTGGGCTTGAGGGAGCAAAAGAGAAAGCAATAGAGACTTCAAAAGAGGCTATAGATTATTTAAATGTATACGATGATAACGAGGCAAAAAATATATTAATTGAGCTTGCAAATTATATAGTAGAGAGAAAATCGTGA
- a CDS encoding motility associated factor glycosyltransferase family protein translates to MIEIRENNLNAIKKNIKAYPLNFLDLLDSAKKEDDISLEVIETKSKNLSAKVIKNGKSVLLHSAYDPIKEANTLIKEIEDDVDVVFIFGIGGGYLINAIKKLNINIVVIEPSISFFNLLIDNFKLDKILEDSKITFFIGGNDIEDIEKFISLKTTKKVKFFITRSYSNLFTDDALFYQTKVLSIIDKKTININTILRFDKLWAYNIASNVVEIATHYGVNRFFDKYKNIPAVVVSAGPSLEKNIRKLKELKDKAIIIAVDTAMKPLSSHNISPHFVITIDPQKKNSKYFRNVNFKDTVLIAESSVDNEAISSFKGAIYFLDSIFPLAKYFMRPLGKRGDITMGGSVSTAAYDFAIRIGANPIIMLGLDLSFPNHQTHIKGSYHEENFFTEIGKLDSYDSRIYKVLVSGNLREEKNVYGESVFTDSRFDMYRNWYEEQCKINSSKKFYNATEGGVIIKAMENITVDELLKKLDNINIEIDKNSEELNKKNEILLSIKTGLEKIDAEIIELKPYVLNAIKLCDEINSELKRHRKVDKLLEKLSESDIKILNISKINEFLGVTMQRVIKSITEGFEFEDSNYDKSILGSFKLYEAMRESIDYNHYIISRALIKINKEL, encoded by the coding sequence ATGATAGAAATTAGAGAAAATAATTTAAATGCCATTAAAAAAAATATAAAAGCATATCCTCTTAATTTTTTAGATTTACTTGATAGTGCTAAAAAAGAAGATGATATTTCTTTAGAGGTTATTGAAACAAAATCTAAAAACCTTTCAGCAAAAGTTATAAAGAATGGAAAGAGCGTTTTGCTTCATAGTGCTTATGACCCTATAAAAGAGGCTAATACTTTAATTAAAGAAATAGAAGATGATGTTGATGTGGTATTTATATTTGGTATTGGTGGCGGTTATTTAATTAATGCTATAAAGAAACTTAATATCAATATAGTAGTAATTGAGCCTTCTATTAGTTTTTTTAATTTGCTTATTGATAATTTTAAATTAGATAAAATATTAGAAGACAGTAAGATTACATTTTTTATTGGCGGAAATGACATTGAAGATATAGAGAAGTTTATATCTCTAAAAACTACTAAAAAAGTAAAATTTTTTATTACAAGGTCTTACAGCAATTTATTTACAGATGATGCTTTATTTTATCAAACAAAAGTATTATCCATAATAGACAAAAAAACTATTAACATAAACACAATTTTAAGATTCGATAAATTATGGGCTTATAATATAGCATCAAATGTTGTAGAGATAGCAACTCATTATGGTGTAAATAGGTTTTTTGATAAATATAAAAATATTCCAGCGGTGGTAGTTTCTGCTGGTCCTTCATTAGAGAAAAATATTAGAAAATTAAAAGAGTTAAAAGATAAAGCAATAATAATAGCTGTAGATACTGCGATGAAGCCGTTATCAAGTCATAATATATCGCCTCATTTTGTTATCACTATTGACCCGCAAAAAAAGAACTCTAAATATTTTAGAAATGTAAATTTTAAAGATACTGTTTTAATAGCAGAGTCTTCTGTTGATAATGAGGCAATATCGTCATTTAAAGGTGCAATATATTTTTTGGATTCTATATTTCCTCTTGCTAAATATTTTATGAGGCCTTTGGGAAAAAGAGGAGACATTACTATGGGAGGAAGTGTTTCTACAGCAGCATACGACTTTGCCATTAGAATTGGAGCTAACCCTATAATAATGCTTGGGCTTGATTTATCTTTTCCTAATCATCAGACTCATATAAAAGGAAGCTATCATGAAGAGAACTTTTTTACAGAGATAGGAAAGCTTGATTCTTATGACAGCAGAATATATAAAGTGCTTGTTTCTGGAAATTTGAGAGAAGAGAAAAATGTTTATGGGGAGAGTGTGTTTACAGATTCCCGTTTTGATATGTATAGAAATTGGTATGAAGAACAATGCAAAATAAATAGCAGTAAAAAATTTTATAATGCCACAGAAGGCGGAGTAATAATCAAGGCAATGGAAAACATTACAGTTGATGAGCTTCTTAAGAAACTTGACAATATTAATATAGAAATAGATAAAAACTCTGAAGAATTAAATAAAAAAAATGAAATATTATTAAGTATAAAAACAGGTTTAGAGAAAATAGATGCTGAAATAATAGAGCTTAAGCCTTATGTATTAAATGCTATTAAATTATGCGATGAAATTAACAGCGAATTAAAAAGGCATAGAAAAGTAGATAAACTTTTAGAGAAGTTAAGCGAATCCGATATAAAGATACTTAATATAAGCAAAATCAATGAGTTTTTGGGTGTTACAATGCAGAGGGTTATAAAATCTATTACAGAGGGCTTTGAGTTTGAAGATAGTAATTATGATAAATCCATTTTAGGCTCTTTTAAGCTTTATGAGGCTATGAGAGAGAGCATTGATTATAATCATTACATAATAAGCAGAGCTTTAATAAAAATAAATAAGGAACTATAA
- the trhA gene encoding PAQR family membrane homeostasis protein TrhA, which translates to MTANSKCIIKNNQKIGELYSAISHSVGALLAIAGFVLMLIKVNKNYVLPVVVYGVGITLLYTFSSLYHFFPDGKVKRLFRKFDHIGIYIFIAATYTPLCIFSLPKNVGMLILSVIWTCALIGVISNTILIYKSPILTIILYISMGWIIAFAFKPLLQEFNILHLSWLIWGGIFYTIGAFLYALGKKYQYKTKQFTHDIFHIFVLMGSFSHFWFLYQYVIS; encoded by the coding sequence ATGACCGCTAATTCAAAATGCATTATAAAAAACAATCAAAAGATAGGAGAATTATATTCAGCTATTTCTCATAGTGTAGGAGCTTTATTGGCTATAGCTGGATTTGTTCTTATGCTTATAAAAGTAAATAAAAACTATGTGCTTCCTGTGGTAGTTTATGGTGTTGGTATTACATTACTATATACATTTAGCTCACTATATCACTTTTTTCCAGATGGTAAAGTTAAGAGATTATTTCGCAAATTTGACCACATAGGCATATATATTTTTATAGCAGCAACATACACGCCGCTATGCATATTTTCACTTCCAAAAAATGTCGGAATGCTTATATTATCTGTGATATGGACATGTGCATTAATCGGCGTGATATCAAATACCATTTTAATATATAAAAGCCCAATACTCACAATAATTTTATATATTTCTATGGGCTGGATTATTGCTTTTGCTTTCAAACCTCTTTTACAAGAGTTTAATATACTTCATTTAAGCTGGCTTATATGGGGAGGAATATTTTATACTATAGGGGCATTCTTATATGCATTAGGAAAAAAGTATCAGTATAAAACTAAACAATTCACCCATGACATATTTCATATATTTGTATTAATGGGCTCATTCTCTCATTTCTGGTTTTTATACCAATATGTGATTTCTTGA
- a CDS encoding HAD family hydrolase, translating to MTDIKLLIFDMDGTLIDSAYLNYYSYSNAFREFNIELDEEYYYKKCFGLHYKTFVSNILDLNKITEDKDALIEKIHIKKEEIYLNNLNLLDIHPFIYETILSNRGKKKLALATTASPNGVYGILKAFKLDEVFDLVLTGADITNKKPHPEIFFKCMDYFNVSNKETIIFEDSEVGLEAAYGTKAWVMKVEKWVK from the coding sequence ATGACAGATATAAAACTTTTAATATTTGATATGGACGGCACTTTAATTGACAGTGCTTATTTGAATTATTATTCATACAGCAATGCTTTTAGAGAGTTTAATATAGAGCTTGATGAAGAATATTATTATAAAAAATGCTTTGGCTTACATTACAAAACTTTTGTGTCTAATATTTTGGATTTAAATAAAATAACTGAAGATAAAGATGCTTTAATCGAGAAGATACATATTAAAAAAGAGGAAATATATTTAAACAATCTCAATCTTTTAGACATTCACCCTTTTATTTACGAAACAATATTATCAAATAGGGGTAAGAAAAAACTAGCACTAGCAACCACAGCCTCACCAAACGGAGTATACGGTATATTAAAAGCGTTTAAATTAGATGAAGTGTTTGACTTAGTTTTAACAGGGGCAGACATAACAAACAAAAAGCCTCACCCAGAGATATTTTTTAAGTGCATGGATTATTTTAATGTATCAAACAAAGAGACAATAATTTTTGAAGACAGCGAAGTTGGATTGGAAGCTGCGTATGGAACTAAAGCGTGGGTGATGAAGGTAGAGAAGTGGGTTAAGTAA
- a CDS encoding tetratricopeptide repeat protein, producing the protein MKDNIASSAYSLIRRKKYKKAKELLLSNRTALNRDANALAMLAFADIFLKDFYAAEEVSRKALREDSFCVNAMLAKGYISLHNGHRENALREYFRILELDPQNKIAKDNIERVRFLTNNAKGNEINPKAYILGKREISILKLLIIIPIIFVISFLSYLAIDRGYPAVKYILLDKEQKELREKLQDVYLFEGLEDGKIPESAKSPTYSPKEVAEMFDKAKKNMRSASVNEAVMIINGALKSDINEYLKERFRVLKDFVIAPDYNIFRESPDYITVVGNYDLYNGGYIKWKADVNSISKTNIDGVPKNKARILVYDHNAENIVGVADLIYNVTLNLEPKNYIEVYGKVLGYDNKQKSIQLEAQVIKYLPKKK; encoded by the coding sequence ATGAAAGACAATATAGCTTCTAGTGCTTACAGCCTCATAAGAAGAAAAAAATATAAAAAAGCTAAGGAACTTCTTTTATCTAATAGAACTGCATTAAATCGTGATGCTAATGCTCTTGCTATGCTTGCTTTTGCTGATATATTTTTAAAAGATTTTTATGCTGCTGAAGAGGTATCTAGAAAGGCACTTAGAGAGGATAGTTTTTGTGTAAATGCCATGCTTGCAAAGGGATATATTAGTTTGCATAATGGGCATAGAGAAAATGCTTTAAGAGAATATTTTAGAATATTAGAGCTTGACCCTCAAAACAAAATAGCTAAAGATAATATTGAAAGAGTGAGATTTTTAACTAATAATGCTAAAGGAAATGAGATTAATCCAAAGGCATATATTTTAGGAAAAAGAGAAATATCAATATTAAAACTGCTTATCATTATACCTATAATATTTGTTATATCTTTCTTATCATATTTGGCAATAGACAGAGGATATCCTGCTGTAAAATATATATTATTAGACAAAGAACAAAAAGAGCTTAGAGAGAAATTACAAGATGTGTATTTATTTGAGGGGCTTGAAGATGGAAAGATTCCAGAGAGTGCAAAAAGCCCTACCTACTCTCCTAAAGAAGTAGCAGAGATGTTTGACAAGGCAAAAAAGAATATGAGAAGTGCATCAGTTAATGAGGCTGTTATGATAATAAATGGTGCATTAAAAAGCGACATAAACGAATATCTAAAAGAAAGATTTAGAGTTTTGAAAGATTTTGTAATAGCACCAGATTATAATATATTTAGAGAAAGTCCAGATTATATTACAGTAGTAGGCAACTATGACTTATATAACGGTGGATATATAAAATGGAAAGCAGATGTAAACAGCATATCAAAAACTAATATAGACGGAGTGCCAAAGAATAAAGCAAGAATATTAGTATATGACCATAATGCAGAAAACATAGTTGGTGTTGCTGACTTAATATATAATGTAACATTAAATCTAGAGCCAAAGAACTATATAGAAGTTTACGGCAAAGTATTGGGCTACGACAACAAACAAAAATCTATACAGTTAGAAGCCCAAGTAATAAAGTATTTGCCTAAGAAGAAGTAA
- a CDS encoding outer membrane beta-barrel protein, with product MRFFKILIIMLALSYINAFAKNSLEIGIFVPLGIGVGINQYSLTNENPTQQQETNFNNIVKKENRKSGVGFDSGVLLNIGYRFNINRDMSFSLLGEIGYSHDEFSFFRGDDNNKNTSVYMFESIVFGIYPKLNWKKFSFGLAGGVKVPLYVRSVSSYYNYTKNEIDRNIENYNAFQVKNIFNIPVIPYIKFSVDYTIYTDKKINFVLGGYVGYDFGVSLKTPLLNNQNANLTKLMKQNISSFDIGFQVGIKILPNY from the coding sequence ATGAGATTTTTTAAGATATTAATAATAATGTTGGCTTTATCATATATAAATGCATTTGCTAAAAACAGTCTTGAAATTGGAATATTTGTGCCGTTAGGAATTGGAGTTGGAATAAATCAATATTCTCTTACAAATGAAAATCCAACTCAGCAGCAAGAAACTAATTTTAACAACATTGTAAAAAAAGAAAATAGAAAATCTGGAGTTGGTTTTGATTCTGGAGTTTTATTAAATATAGGCTATAGATTTAATATTAATAGAGATATGAGTTTTAGTTTATTAGGTGAAATAGGCTATTCTCATGATGAGTTTTCTTTTTTTAGAGGAGATGATAATAATAAAAATACTTCTGTTTATATGTTTGAAAGTATTGTTTTTGGAATATATCCGAAATTAAATTGGAAAAAATTCTCTTTTGGTTTGGCAGGCGGAGTAAAAGTGCCTTTATATGTTAGGTCTGTTTCTTCATATTATAATTATACAAAAAATGAAATTGATAGAAACATTGAAAATTATAATGCTTTTCAAGTAAAAAATATATTTAATATTCCAGTAATACCATATATAAAATTTTCAGTAGACTATACTATTTATACAGATAAAAAAATAAATTTTGTTTTAGGCGGGTATGTTGGATACGACTTTGGAGTTTCTCTAAAAACACCTCTTTTAAACAATCAAAATGCAAATCTAACCAAATTAATGAAACAAAACATATCAAGCTTTGACATAGGTTTTCAAGTTGGCATAAAAATATTGCCTAATTATTAA
- a CDS encoding pentapeptide repeat-containing protein has translation MLIYNKNKINTSPLKKQPIIYKDEKELIDWLNYDLSTQQSDKTIFSIESFYESNKIIANIGNDKNIIKIDFEFNFQVIKNKFDKIEDYQLNFKNIIFNKKVFFENIHLYNEVFFNNAEFKSEISFSNIFSNKNLYFNNSIFHNELNFIKSEFYGDVYFNETIIKKNINIKKSLIASNMLLNNIKINNNIIFEEIIFKDNNSYLSIKNENSKKNQINNFYFTNVLIDGIIDLQNIEVNEANFKGSVINGGLINPVNFKVHKFANRESALFLKQQAYARNNAIDALEYKAKEIDKHKEDLIKDWQKNKDFKTFGDIVSIGLSSLYSDNGQNWIRAFICTILFPTVFFTLSYTNFKVGLYFYMLLITYAINILFFKDILKYIINSILVYLIVCILLPLLYIGITSFDESYIKELFMFLIPTNFEQIKESIYIYNDNTLFRGFNYFIGKIAFWLRLGADCYCV, from the coding sequence ATGCTTATATATAATAAAAATAAAATAAATACATCACCATTAAAGAAGCAACCTATAATATATAAAGATGAAAAAGAATTAATAGATTGGTTGAATTACGATCTTAGTACTCAGCAATCTGATAAAACAATATTCTCTATTGAATCGTTTTATGAATCAAATAAAATAATAGCTAATATCGGTAATGATAAAAATATTATAAAAATTGATTTTGAATTTAATTTTCAAGTAATAAAAAATAAATTTGATAAAATAGAAGATTATCAATTAAACTTCAAAAATATTATTTTTAATAAAAAAGTTTTTTTTGAAAATATACATTTATATAATGAAGTATTTTTTAATAATGCTGAATTTAAATCAGAAATAAGTTTTTCTAATATTTTTTCTAATAAAAATTTATATTTTAATAATTCTATATTTCACAATGAACTTAATTTTATTAAATCTGAATTTTATGGAGACGTTTATTTCAATGAAACAATAATTAAGAAAAATATTAATATAAAAAAATCTTTAATTGCTAGCAATATGCTTTTGAATAATATAAAGATAAATAATAATATTATTTTTGAAGAAATAATATTTAAAGATAATAATTCATATTTATCTATAAAAAATGAAAATAGTAAAAAGAATCAAATTAATAATTTTTATTTTACTAATGTACTAATTGATGGTATAATAGATTTACAAAATATAGAGGTTAATGAAGCCAATTTTAAAGGCTCGGTTATTAACGGAGGTTTAATCAATCCTGTTAATTTCAAAGTGCATAAATTTGCTAATCGTGAAAGTGCTTTATTTCTTAAACAGCAGGCTTATGCCAGAAACAATGCTATTGATGCATTAGAATATAAGGCTAAAGAAATTGATAAACACAAGGAAGATTTAATAAAAGATTGGCAGAAGAATAAGGATTTCAAAACTTTCGGAGATATAGTTTCCATTGGATTAAGTTCTTTATATAGCGACAATGGGCAGAATTGGATTAGGGCTTTTATTTGCACTATTCTTTTTCCAACTGTGTTTTTTACTTTATCGTATACAAATTTTAAAGTTGGATTATATTTTTATATGTTATTAATAACTTATGCAATAAATATTTTATTCTTTAAAGATATTCTAAAATATATTATTAATTCTATTTTAGTATATTTAATAGTATGTATATTATTACCATTATTATATATTGGAATCACTAGTTTTGATGAAAGCTATATTAAAGAATTATTTATGTTTTTAATTCCTACAAACTTTGAACAAATAAAAGAGTCTATTTATATTTATAACGATAATACACTTTTTAGAGGTTTTAATTACTTTATAGGTAAAATTGCTTTTTGGTTACGGCTCGGTGCAGACTGTTACTGCGTTTAG